A DNA window from Massilia putida contains the following coding sequences:
- a CDS encoding MDR family MFS transporter: protein MKLDIPADAREIRSVYLALMAVLGLGALDQSIVATALPRIVGDLGGMAHLSWVVTAYVLASTATMPLYGKLADQYGRRPMIFTALACFLLGSVLCGFAQSMTQLIAFRAIQGMGSGGFMPLAQIIIGDLVPPKERARRQGSIAIVFAVTSVLGPVLGGVMTDLLSWHWIFFINLPVGALAFYAIAHSLRKPAITHTHRIDYLGSVLLTVSITALLLILALGGTEWAWDSIQMRVCAALAVALSAWLLVHLRRAAEPVLPPDLFANRVFNIASIVMALTFMGLMGASVFFPLFFQLVMGSSPAHSGMMTVAMMVGMIASSTLNGRVLSRSGKYKAVQVGGLAAAVLAFGVLAWGMDTARGYWIIEPAIFMLGAGLGLVMPNMTVAVQNALPVARRGVGTAMLTFFRSLGGLLGVTGSGAILAHQVHAHGVNEVARAGAHGAAAVLPAAQALTVEVYRHAIANIFGAGALIVLAGLIALLFLPELPLTGHASATPSAPPAE from the coding sequence ATGAAACTTGACATCCCCGCCGACGCGCGCGAAATCCGTTCCGTCTACCTTGCCCTGATGGCCGTGCTGGGCCTCGGCGCGCTCGACCAGAGTATCGTCGCCACCGCCCTGCCCCGCATCGTCGGCGACCTGGGCGGCATGGCCCATCTGTCGTGGGTCGTCACGGCGTACGTGCTCGCCTCCACCGCGACGATGCCGCTGTACGGCAAGCTGGCCGACCAGTACGGCCGCCGTCCGATGATCTTCACGGCGCTCGCTTGCTTCCTGCTCGGCTCCGTGCTGTGCGGCTTCGCGCAGAGCATGACGCAGCTGATCGCCTTCCGTGCCATCCAGGGCATGGGCTCCGGCGGCTTCATGCCGCTGGCGCAGATCATCATCGGCGACCTCGTGCCGCCGAAGGAACGCGCGCGCCGCCAGGGCTCCATCGCCATCGTGTTCGCCGTCACCAGCGTCCTCGGCCCCGTGCTGGGCGGGGTCATGACGGATCTGCTGTCGTGGCACTGGATCTTCTTCATCAACCTGCCCGTCGGCGCCCTGGCCTTCTACGCCATCGCGCACTCGCTGCGCAAGCCCGCGATCACGCACACGCACCGCATCGACTATCTCGGCTCGGTGCTGCTCACCGTGTCGATCACCGCCCTCCTGCTGATCCTCGCGCTGGGCGGCACGGAATGGGCGTGGGATTCGATCCAGATGCGGGTCTGCGCCGCGCTCGCGGTGGCGCTGAGCGCGTGGCTGCTCGTGCACCTGCGCCGCGCGGCCGAACCCGTGCTGCCGCCGGACCTGTTCGCGAACCGCGTCTTCAACATCGCCAGCATCGTGATGGCGCTGACCTTCATGGGCCTGATGGGCGCCAGCGTGTTCTTTCCGCTGTTCTTCCAGCTCGTGATGGGCAGCAGCCCGGCGCATTCGGGCATGATGACGGTGGCGATGATGGTCGGGATGATCGCTTCGTCGACCCTGAACGGCCGCGTGCTCTCGCGCTCGGGCAAGTACAAGGCCGTGCAGGTGGGCGGGCTGGCGGCGGCGGTCCTCGCGTTCGGCGTCCTCGCCTGGGGCATGGACACGGCGCGCGGCTACTGGATCATCGAGCCGGCCATCTTCATGCTGGGCGCCGGTCTCGGCCTCGTCATGCCGAACATGACGGTCGCCGTGCAGAACGCCCTGCCCGTCGCGCGGCGCGGGGTGGGCACGGCGATGCTGACGTTCTTCCGCTCGCTCGGCGGCCTGCTGGGCGTGACGGGTTCCGGCGCCATCCTCGCGCACCAGGTGCACGCGCACGGCGTCAACGAGGTCGCGCGCGCGGGCGCGCACGGCGCCGCCGCCGTGCTGCCCGCGGCGCAGGCGCTGACGGTGGAAGTGTACCGCCACGCCATCGCCAACATCTTCGGCGCCGGCGCGCTGATCGTGCTGGCGGGGCTCATCGCGCTGCTGTTCCTGCCCGAGCTGCCGCTGACCGGGCATGCATCCGCGACGCCGTCCGCACCGCCGGCTGAGTGA
- a CDS encoding VOC family protein, producing the protein MSSKNTICLWYDKDALDAATFYAQTFPDSAVGAVHRAPGDYPAGQQGNVLMVEFTVMGIPCLGLNGGPGVQHNEAFSFQVATDDQAETDRLWNAIVGNGGQEKECGWCRDRWGLSWQITPRVLLDAVTGTDRAAAKRAFEAMMTMKKIDVAAIEAARRG; encoded by the coding sequence ATGTCCAGCAAGAATACGATTTGCCTTTGGTACGACAAGGACGCACTGGATGCAGCAACGTTCTATGCGCAGACGTTTCCCGACAGCGCCGTGGGCGCCGTCCACCGCGCGCCCGGCGACTATCCCGCCGGCCAGCAGGGCAATGTCCTGATGGTCGAATTCACGGTCATGGGCATCCCGTGCCTCGGCCTGAACGGCGGTCCCGGCGTGCAGCACAACGAGGCGTTCTCGTTCCAGGTCGCGACCGATGACCAGGCGGAGACGGACCGGCTGTGGAATGCCATCGTCGGCAACGGCGGCCAGGAAAAGGAATGCGGCTGGTGCCGGGACCGTTGGGGCCTGTCGTGGCAGATCACGCCGCGCGTGCTGCTGGACGCCGTGACCGGCACCGACCGGGCCGCGGCCAAGCGTGCGTTCGAGGCGATGATGACGATGAAAAAGATCGACGTCGCGGCCATCGAGGCGGCACGGCGCGGCTGA